A stretch of the Labilithrix sp. genome encodes the following:
- a CDS encoding DUF2267 domain-containing protein, translating into MRSIADATGLPEDDAERSAIAVVATLEEVLPLREVCDLEAQLPSRFDELLSHEPIADLPKMDREHFCRRVATRLGLTPAEAETLARTIFALLRSRISSGEARHVEANLPPELRELWQS; encoded by the coding sequence GACCGGTCTCCCCGAGGACGACGCGGAGCGCTCTGCGATCGCGGTCGTCGCGACGCTCGAGGAGGTCCTGCCGCTCCGCGAGGTCTGCGACCTCGAAGCCCAGCTGCCGTCGCGCTTCGACGAGCTGCTGAGCCACGAGCCGATCGCGGACCTCCCGAAGATGGACCGCGAGCATTTCTGCCGCCGCGTCGCGACGCGCCTCGGGCTGACGCCGGCGGAGGCGGAGACGCTCGCGCGGACCATCTTCGCGCTGCTCCGCTCCCGCATCTCGAGCGGAGAGGCGCGCCACGTCGAGGCGAACCTCCCGCCCGAGCTGCGGGAGCTATGGCAGTCGTGA
- a CDS encoding SH3 domain-containing protein, whose translation MGDLEDVPLTAVDDSAAPSDADVDALAGIPEVKTTAAVSLRKDADATAGVLAIVPEGMVLQVESQATNGFYNVSWNGVSGYVSASYLAPEGNMSALDEGEEDAAVDVDGDPSPANAIARAKLAMGFSYYWGGGAWTKAGVTASTKGSCTGSCPNCTHRGSYGADCSGLVAKAWQYGAKNLSTNSHPYGTIHFVRDVAGKWKTITRASMKPGDALVYNKNGSGHIVIYEKGDAWGAPTVMECRSCGYGCVRNARSFGSQYHAIRRTGF comes from the coding sequence GTGGGAGACCTCGAGGACGTCCCGCTCACGGCGGTGGACGACAGCGCGGCGCCGTCGGACGCGGACGTCGACGCGCTCGCGGGGATCCCGGAGGTGAAGACGACGGCGGCGGTGAGCCTCCGCAAGGACGCCGACGCGACGGCGGGCGTCCTCGCGATCGTGCCCGAGGGCATGGTCCTCCAGGTCGAGTCGCAGGCCACGAACGGCTTCTACAACGTCTCGTGGAACGGCGTGAGCGGATACGTCTCCGCCTCGTACCTCGCGCCGGAGGGGAACATGTCTGCGCTCGACGAAGGCGAGGAGGACGCGGCGGTCGACGTCGACGGCGATCCCTCGCCCGCGAACGCGATCGCGCGCGCAAAGCTCGCGATGGGCTTCTCGTATTACTGGGGCGGCGGCGCGTGGACGAAGGCGGGCGTCACCGCGTCGACGAAGGGCTCGTGCACGGGCTCGTGCCCGAACTGCACGCACCGCGGCTCCTACGGCGCGGACTGCTCCGGCCTCGTCGCGAAGGCGTGGCAGTACGGCGCGAAGAACCTCTCCACCAACTCGCATCCGTACGGCACGATCCACTTCGTCAGGGACGTCGCCGGCAAGTGGAAGACGATCACGCGCGCGAGCATGAAGCCGGGCGACGCGCTCGTGTACAACAAGAACGGCAGCGGCCACATCGTCATCTACGAGAAGGGCGACGCGTGGGGCGCGCCCACGGTGATGGAGTGCCGGAGCTGCGGCTACGGTTGCGTGCGCAATGCACGTAGCTTCGGCTCGCAGTACCACGCGATCCGCCGCACGGGCTTCTGA